From a region of the Mycobacteroides saopaulense genome:
- a CDS encoding amino acid ABC transporter ATP-binding protein has protein sequence MSTIEVRGVRKSYGQVAALRDVDLTVRQGEVTVIIGPSGSGKSTLLRTLNHLEKVDAGTIRIDGELIGYRQRGSVLYELSERAILRQRSQVGFVFQNFNLFPHLTVLENVVEAPLAARRAPRAELISEATRLLERVGVADKAGEYPRRLSGGQQQRVAIARALAMRPKVILFDEPTSALDPELVTEVLDVIRQLARDGATLVIVTHEIGLAREIADTVVFMDRGAIVEQGPPAHVLDNPSHPRTVGFLSKVLS, from the coding sequence GTGAGCACCATCGAGGTACGCGGGGTGCGCAAGTCCTATGGGCAGGTCGCGGCGCTGCGGGACGTGGATCTGACGGTGCGGCAGGGGGAAGTAACGGTCATCATCGGCCCGTCGGGTTCGGGTAAGTCGACTCTGCTGCGCACGCTGAACCACCTGGAAAAGGTGGATGCGGGGACGATTCGCATCGACGGCGAGCTCATCGGATACCGGCAGCGGGGGTCGGTGCTCTACGAACTTTCGGAGCGCGCCATTCTGCGTCAGCGTTCCCAGGTCGGTTTCGTGTTTCAGAACTTCAATCTCTTCCCGCATTTGACGGTGCTGGAGAACGTCGTCGAGGCGCCGTTGGCCGCACGGCGGGCGCCGCGGGCCGAACTCATCTCCGAGGCGACGCGCCTACTGGAGCGCGTCGGGGTCGCCGACAAGGCCGGGGAGTATCCGCGCAGGCTCTCCGGCGGCCAGCAACAGCGGGTGGCGATCGCGCGAGCCCTGGCGATGCGGCCCAAGGTGATTCTGTTCGACGAGCCCACCTCGGCCCTCGATCCCGAGCTGGTCACCGAGGTGCTCGATGTGATCCGTCAGCTCGCGCGGGACGGCGCCACTCTGGTGATCGTGACGCATGAGATCGGTCTGGCCCGGGAGATCGCCGACACGGTGGTGTTCATGGATCGTGGTGCGATCGTCGAGCAGGGCCCGCCTGCTCACGTGCTGGACAATCCGTCGCATCCGCGAACCGTCGGGTTCTTGTCGAAAGTGCTTTCGTGA
- a CDS encoding GNAT family N-acetyltransferase, whose product MTACEDLLQFVTVQQQDPLAAPLLAELAVEYSTRYGGTLAEHHDLLVNYPAAHFSAPDGGLLVGLQGGAAVTGGAFQRYDADTAELKRIWTSSAHRRQGLAGRTLAALELEIRSRGYRRIYLTTGPRQPEAKALYLSAGYRPLYDQTLSAEEVGIHPFEKDL is encoded by the coding sequence ATGACGGCGTGTGAGGATCTGCTGCAGTTCGTGACGGTGCAGCAGCAGGATCCGCTGGCCGCTCCGTTGCTCGCCGAGTTGGCGGTCGAGTACAGCACGCGATACGGCGGGACCCTCGCCGAGCACCACGATCTTCTGGTCAACTATCCGGCCGCTCACTTCTCCGCGCCAGACGGTGGGTTGCTGGTCGGATTACAAGGAGGCGCAGCGGTGACCGGGGGCGCGTTCCAGCGGTACGACGCGGATACCGCTGAGCTCAAACGCATCTGGACCTCCAGTGCGCACCGCCGTCAAGGACTGGCGGGGCGCACCCTGGCCGCCTTGGAACTGGAGATTCGCAGCCGCGGTTACCGGCGCATCTACCTCACCACCGGCCCGCGCCAGCCGGAGGCGAAAGCGCTGTATCTGTCTGCGGGGTACCGACCGCTCTATGACCAGACGCTGTCCGCCGAGGAGGTCGGCATTCATCCGTTCGAGAAGGATCTGTAG
- a CDS encoding DNA polymerase beta superfamily protein: MIHSSEAHRLIAEGNTVLRGQVGSGLHGVNTGDGDRDEMGVCIEPAECVIGLRRFDQYIFRTQAEGVRSGPGDLDLVVYSLRKWARLAAAGNPTVLLLLFIPDQELTVNTEAGRDIQRHPQRFLSRMAGRKFLGYLNSQRRRLTGDLSHRTNRPELIERYGFDTKFAYHAIRLGIQGIELMEEGRITLPMPRPERDQLVDVRHGKYTVVEALAWLDEVTARLEHLTETADLPEQPDSAVIDDWLVRTYRRHWEA; encoded by the coding sequence ATGATCCACTCCAGTGAGGCACACAGGCTGATTGCCGAAGGGAACACCGTCCTACGCGGACAGGTGGGCTCCGGCCTGCACGGGGTCAATACCGGAGACGGCGACCGCGACGAGATGGGCGTGTGCATCGAGCCCGCGGAATGCGTGATCGGGTTGCGTCGATTCGACCAGTACATCTTCCGGACGCAGGCCGAAGGGGTCAGGTCGGGTCCTGGCGACCTGGACCTGGTCGTGTACTCCTTGCGTAAGTGGGCGAGGCTCGCGGCGGCCGGGAACCCGACCGTGCTTCTGCTGCTGTTCATTCCCGATCAGGAGCTCACGGTCAACACCGAGGCGGGCCGGGACATCCAACGGCATCCGCAGCGGTTCCTCTCGCGGATGGCCGGCCGCAAGTTCCTGGGCTACCTCAACTCGCAGCGCAGACGGCTGACGGGCGACTTGTCGCACCGGACCAATCGTCCCGAGCTAATCGAGCGATACGGGTTTGACACCAAATTCGCTTATCACGCAATACGTCTGGGCATCCAGGGAATCGAGCTGATGGAAGAGGGCAGGATTACCCTGCCCATGCCCCGGCCGGAACGGGACCAGTTGGTGGATGTCCGGCACGGTAAGTACACCGTGGTCGAGGCGCTGGCATGGCTCGATGAGGTGACGGCACGTCTGGAGCATCTGACGGAGACGGCCGATTTGCCCGAGCAACCGGATTCTGCGGTCATCGACGACTGGCTGGTCCGGACCTACCGGCGGCACTGGGAGGCGTAG
- a CDS encoding ABC transporter substrate-binding protein → MITLTGCAESTEPGTSAAFNLSPQQDRVRAATVDAIAAEVPEAIRKRGTLIVTGDANSAPPLRFYADDDKTMIGIETDIAYLVADILGLRVDLRSADWAQNFVKVDSGEVDAFISNVTVTEERKEKFDFATYRLDNVTFEARRSLDWTVKGARDIAGRTIGVGSGTNQEALLVRWNEENVAAGLPPADLKYFQQTTGYYLALASGRIDAYVGPNPTAVFHSGATGQTKLIGTFSGAGEALQGEIAVLTKKDNGLVAPIADAVNHAIASGTYRKVLQRWGLENEAVRQSEVNPRGLPRQG, encoded by the coding sequence ATGATCACGCTCACCGGGTGTGCCGAGAGCACGGAGCCGGGTACGTCCGCTGCCTTCAATCTGAGCCCGCAGCAGGACCGGGTGCGCGCCGCGACGGTGGACGCGATCGCCGCCGAGGTGCCTGAAGCGATCCGTAAACGCGGCACCCTGATTGTCACCGGGGACGCCAATTCCGCACCGCCACTGCGTTTCTACGCCGATGACGACAAGACCATGATCGGGATCGAGACGGACATCGCCTATCTGGTGGCCGATATTCTGGGTCTGCGGGTCGATCTGCGTTCGGCCGATTGGGCGCAGAATTTCGTCAAGGTGGATTCCGGTGAGGTCGATGCGTTCATCTCGAATGTGACGGTTACCGAGGAGCGCAAGGAGAAGTTCGACTTCGCGACATACCGTTTGGACAATGTCACCTTCGAGGCGCGACGGTCGCTGGATTGGACAGTCAAGGGTGCCCGGGATATCGCCGGTAGGACCATCGGTGTCGGGTCGGGTACCAACCAGGAGGCGTTGTTGGTCCGGTGGAACGAAGAGAATGTCGCGGCAGGTCTTCCCCCTGCCGATCTCAAGTACTTTCAGCAGACCACCGGCTACTACCTGGCACTGGCCTCCGGGCGCATCGACGCCTATGTGGGACCCAACCCGACGGCGGTCTTCCATTCGGGGGCGACCGGGCAGACCAAATTGATCGGCACCTTCTCGGGTGCGGGGGAGGCGCTGCAGGGGGAGATCGCAGTGCTCACCAAGAAGGACAACGGGCTGGTGGCCCCGATCGCCGATGCGGTCAACCATGCCATTGCCAGCGGCACGTATCGTAAGGTGTTGCAGCGCTGGGGATTGGAGAACGAGGCGGTGAGGCAGTCCGAAGTCAATCCCCGCGGCCTACCGAGACAAGGATGA
- a CDS encoding amino acid ABC transporter permease encodes MTSAPAAPPRAQVSVESAEPVLRVRRRPRPGNWILSAVALLLVAMFVHGLVRNPGWDWSTFARYFTAKSVLAALWLTIRLTIYGTVLGFVLGVALAAARLSKNRVLQAISWTYVWIFRSIPLIVQLLFWFNIAYLYDTISFGIPFGPSLITVDTNELLSGLTAAVIGLTLHQGAYFAEIIRGGILSVDEGQLEAAAALGIPRRRQFFRIVLPQAMRSVMPNAANEVISLVKGTSIVSTMAIADLFYQVQVIFGRNGRVVPLLMVATVWYIVITSVLTVVQYYIERHYGRGAHR; translated from the coding sequence ATGACATCGGCACCTGCTGCGCCGCCACGTGCTCAGGTGTCTGTGGAGTCCGCCGAGCCGGTGCTGCGGGTGCGGCGGCGGCCGCGGCCGGGTAATTGGATCCTGTCGGCCGTGGCGCTGCTCTTGGTCGCCATGTTCGTGCACGGTCTGGTGCGCAACCCCGGATGGGATTGGTCCACCTTCGCGCGGTACTTCACCGCCAAATCGGTGTTGGCCGCATTGTGGCTCACCATCCGGCTGACCATCTACGGCACGGTACTAGGCTTTGTGCTCGGCGTGGCGCTGGCGGCCGCACGTCTTTCCAAGAACCGTGTGTTACAGGCGATCTCATGGACCTACGTGTGGATTTTTCGGTCCATACCGTTGATCGTGCAGCTGCTGTTCTGGTTCAACATCGCCTACCTGTACGACACCATCAGCTTCGGAATCCCTTTCGGTCCGAGCCTGATCACCGTCGATACCAACGAATTGCTCAGCGGGCTTACCGCAGCGGTGATCGGCTTGACCCTGCATCAGGGCGCCTACTTCGCCGAGATCATCCGGGGAGGCATCCTGTCCGTCGACGAGGGGCAGCTGGAAGCGGCCGCGGCCCTGGGTATTCCCCGCCGCCGCCAGTTCTTCCGGATCGTGCTGCCGCAGGCCATGCGGTCGGTCATGCCCAACGCGGCCAACGAGGTGATCAGTCTGGTCAAGGGCACATCCATCGTGTCCACCATGGCCATTGCCGACCTCTTCTACCAGGTGCAGGTCATCTTCGGGCGCAACGGACGTGTGGTGCCCCTGCTCATGGTGGCCACGGTCTGGTACATCGTCATCACCTCGGTGCTGACCGTGGTGCAGTACTACATCGAACGGCATTACGGTCGCGGGGCGCATCGGTGA